From a single Oceanobacillus kimchii X50 genomic region:
- the ligA gene encoding NAD-dependent DNA ligase LigA, which translates to MNKEQASKKIESLIELLNQYGYEYYVLDNPTVPDSEYDQKLRELQQLEQDFPDLVMENSPTQRIGGAPLASFQKVTHNIPMLSLGNAFNEQDLRDFARRASNGTDQPISFVCELKIDGLAISLTYENGKFVRGATRGDGTIGEDITSNLKTIRSIPLSIKEEGTLEVRGEAYMPHKSFLALNEQREKNEEEPFANPRNAAAGSLRQLDPKIAAKRNLDIFLYGVGEWENSDLTSHSEHLARLKELGFKTNKEWKKCNTIEEVIDYVNYWTEHRNDLSYEIDGIVIKVDSLDQQDELGFTAKSPRWAIAYKFPAEEAMTTLRDIELSIGRTGVVTPTAILDPVRVAGTTVQRASLHNEDLIREQDIRIGDKVVIKKAGDIIPKVVRSVVEQRNGDEEEFHMPEECPACGNELVRLEEEVALRCINPNCPAQLMEGLIHFVSRNAMNIDGLGEKVIIQLFQENLVQTMADLYRLDKEELLQLERMAEKSVTNLLEAIEKSKENSLERLLFGLGIRFIGAKAAKTLAMEFETMENLQKATYEDILAIDEIGDKMADSIVQYFAEEKVTELLNSLRELGVQMEYKGPRKSEQATDSMFSGKTVVLTGKMEKFSRKEAKEIIESLGGTVTGSVSKKTDIVIAGEDAGSKLDKAEKLGIDVWSEQQLEDVVGK; encoded by the coding sequence ATGAATAAAGAACAAGCAAGTAAAAAGATAGAATCCTTAATTGAATTATTAAATCAATATGGATATGAATATTATGTGTTGGATAACCCTACAGTTCCTGATTCGGAATACGATCAGAAATTACGAGAGTTACAACAATTGGAGCAGGACTTTCCAGACTTAGTGATGGAAAATTCACCGACCCAGCGTATAGGTGGAGCTCCGTTAGCATCGTTTCAAAAAGTAACCCATAATATTCCTATGCTAAGTCTTGGAAATGCATTTAATGAACAAGATTTACGTGATTTTGCGAGACGTGCCAGTAACGGTACAGACCAACCAATCAGCTTTGTATGTGAGCTTAAAATCGATGGTCTTGCTATTTCTCTTACATATGAAAATGGCAAGTTTGTTCGAGGAGCTACTCGTGGAGATGGAACAATTGGAGAAGATATAACATCGAATTTAAAAACAATCCGCAGTATCCCTTTATCGATAAAAGAAGAAGGTACATTAGAAGTTCGTGGAGAAGCATATATGCCACATAAGTCATTTTTAGCATTAAATGAGCAACGTGAGAAAAATGAAGAGGAACCTTTTGCAAATCCGAGAAATGCTGCTGCCGGATCATTGCGCCAACTCGATCCAAAAATTGCTGCAAAGCGTAATTTAGATATTTTCCTATACGGTGTAGGTGAATGGGAGAATAGTGACCTTACATCTCATAGTGAGCATTTAGCTCGTTTAAAAGAACTAGGCTTTAAAACAAACAAGGAATGGAAGAAGTGTAATACGATTGAAGAAGTCATTGACTATGTAAACTATTGGACAGAACATCGAAATGATCTTTCCTATGAAATTGATGGTATAGTAATCAAAGTAGATAGTCTTGACCAGCAGGATGAATTAGGATTTACAGCAAAAAGTCCGCGTTGGGCGATTGCATATAAATTTCCGGCAGAAGAAGCGATGACAACTCTTCGAGATATTGAATTGAGTATTGGAAGAACGGGTGTTGTCACACCAACAGCAATATTAGATCCAGTACGAGTAGCAGGTACGACAGTTCAGCGTGCTTCTCTTCATAATGAGGATTTAATTCGCGAACAGGATATCCGGATTGGAGACAAAGTAGTAATTAAAAAAGCTGGAGATATTATTCCAAAAGTAGTTCGTTCTGTAGTCGAACAGCGAAATGGGGATGAAGAAGAATTCCATATGCCAGAGGAATGCCCTGCATGCGGCAATGAACTAGTTAGACTAGAAGAAGAAGTTGCTCTCCGTTGTATCAATCCGAATTGCCCTGCTCAACTAATGGAGGGATTAATCCATTTCGTATCACGTAATGCAATGAATATTGATGGACTTGGTGAGAAAGTAATTATTCAGTTATTCCAAGAAAACCTTGTTCAAACCATGGCTGACCTTTATCGACTTGATAAAGAAGAACTCTTACAGTTAGAAAGAATGGCAGAAAAATCAGTTACAAACCTTTTAGAAGCAATCGAGAAATCAAAAGAAAATTCATTGGAGCGTCTGTTATTCGGATTGGGGATTCGATTTATAGGTGCGAAAGCAGCGAAAACACTGGCAATGGAATTTGAAACAATGGAAAACCTCCAAAAAGCAACATATGAAGATATACTAGCTATTGATGAGATTGGAGATAAGATGGCTGATTCCATTGTACAATATTTTGCTGAAGAAAAAGTTACTGAACTCTTAAACAGTCTACGAGAACTAGGAGTTCAAATGGAATATAAAGGACCACGTAAATCAGAACAGGCAACAGATAGTATGTTTTCAGGGAAAACAGTTGTTCTTACAGGCAAGATGGAGAAGTTTTCTAGAAAAGAAGCAAAAGAAATAATCGAGTCACTTGGAGGCACTGTTACTGGAAGTGTCAGCAAGAAAACAGATATTGTCATTGCTGGTGAAGATGCTGGTTCAAAATTGGATAAAGCAGAGAAATTAGGAATTGACGTGTGGAGCGAACAACAGCTAGAAGATGTTGTTGGGAAGTAA
- a CDS encoding CamS family sex pheromone protein yields MKKVSLLMLVLLLLLSGCLQNQNSEEEVVQDDAEQKTSIVPSYQLSGENYRMILPYKTSAARGAIVNQIANRVDIDEMEEGLRRLSKDVYSPEELYFQEGQYFDTDRIYSWIDELNPEVEEGADVQEYRDNPRYLTHVLEQNFMRHSDDQSVELEGISLGIAMKSVYSFQTEPGGTTYYQDIPEQEMLSVANDVAQNIVTDIRENDENLRDVPIMIAIYREEEQASPVPGNFVARTNVPGGSSTVDDWEEVKEENILFPSDEGSEKYFEDQELVTNFGNEVRKFFPNYVGLVGEGFYIDEELQKLQIEIPIEFNGKGEVIGFTQYAYGLVQEIFPNYYDIEIDVVSSQKTESIIYRNAGEDQVNVHIYD; encoded by the coding sequence TTGAAAAAAGTCAGCTTGTTAATGTTGGTGCTACTTCTTTTGTTAAGTGGTTGTCTTCAAAATCAAAATAGTGAAGAAGAAGTAGTACAAGATGATGCGGAACAAAAGACATCAATTGTCCCTAGTTATCAATTATCTGGTGAAAATTATCGTATGATTTTACCATATAAAACGAGTGCAGCTAGGGGAGCAATTGTGAATCAGATCGCGAACCGTGTCGATATTGATGAAATGGAAGAAGGATTAAGGCGTTTGTCTAAAGATGTCTACAGTCCAGAGGAATTATATTTCCAAGAAGGACAGTACTTTGACACAGATCGAATATATTCATGGATTGACGAGTTGAATCCTGAAGTTGAAGAAGGGGCAGATGTTCAAGAGTATAGAGATAACCCGCGTTATCTCACACATGTTCTCGAGCAAAATTTTATGCGACATTCTGATGATCAAAGTGTTGAGCTTGAAGGTATTTCCCTAGGTATTGCAATGAAGTCAGTATATAGTTTCCAAACGGAACCGGGCGGAACTACTTACTATCAAGATATACCAGAACAGGAAATGTTAAGTGTCGCGAATGATGTTGCACAAAATATCGTAACTGATATAAGAGAAAATGATGAAAATTTGCGTGATGTACCAATTATGATTGCAATCTATAGAGAAGAAGAACAAGCATCTCCTGTCCCAGGAAATTTTGTAGCAAGAACGAATGTCCCAGGTGGAAGTAGTACGGTTGACGATTGGGAAGAAGTCAAGGAAGAGAATATACTTTTTCCATCTGATGAAGGATCAGAAAAATATTTCGAGGATCAAGAACTCGTAACAAACTTTGGTAATGAAGTGAGAAAATTCTTTCCTAACTATGTAGGACTGGTTGGGGAAGGATTCTATATCGATGAGGAACTGCAAAAATTACAAATAGAAATACCTATCGAGTTTAATGGAAAAGGTGAAGTAATAGGTTTCACCCAATATGCTTATGGGCTTGTACAAGAGATCTTTCCTAACTACTATGATATCGAAATAGATGTCGTTTCTAGTCAAAAAACAGAGAGTATTATTTATCGAAATGCGGGAGAAGATCAGGTTAACGTACACATTTATGATTGA
- a CDS encoding helix-turn-helix domain-containing protein: MIEIGSFIKLQRNKQEMTLGELSDGIVSVSYLSKIENQKTQASPEIIQMLCNRLGIEVDNSQEDLIRQRCSEWYGMLFDSHDKDDIVEHYQEIQELMDKNLSESLMMFEIHKIRYFLVLNELELALKKINELGEISNSFDNEQQYYWYKFKGNYYSLVEDFSQAMYMYKNAEDKLQHVRMDEKEVADLKYVISITHTKFRNTLEAIEYANKALDIFMKDYNFTRCAQCHNLLGISYRRIRLYDKSIKNFNLALHLGKLEKNTQLIQLTNQNLGYLYSARGNSEQAIVHYKEVLSDSEVYIVTKLAAISSLIKELYNTKNYKETKERVESALVLLESFESIDSDEQFYVYVIYTYKYLLENNLDKFVSHLTTKFIPYLQKKQDYAELSTYLKLLANHYESVNKYKLAANYYKEATFAYEQISNI; encoded by the coding sequence ATGATTGAGATTGGATCCTTTATAAAATTACAACGAAATAAACAAGAAATGACGCTTGGAGAGTTGTCAGACGGGATTGTTTCAGTATCTTATCTATCGAAAATTGAGAATCAAAAGACTCAAGCGAGCCCGGAAATTATTCAAATGCTCTGTAATCGACTAGGTATAGAGGTCGATAATAGTCAGGAAGATCTAATTAGACAACGATGCTCTGAATGGTATGGGATGTTGTTTGATAGTCATGATAAAGACGATATTGTCGAACATTATCAAGAAATTCAAGAGCTAATGGATAAGAATTTGTCGGAAAGTTTAATGATGTTCGAAATTCATAAAATTCGTTATTTCCTTGTTCTGAATGAGCTAGAATTAGCGCTCAAGAAAATAAATGAGTTAGGAGAGATTTCCAATTCATTTGATAATGAGCAACAATACTATTGGTATAAATTTAAAGGGAATTATTACTCTTTGGTAGAAGACTTTTCTCAAGCAATGTATATGTATAAAAATGCGGAAGATAAATTACAGCATGTTCGTATGGATGAAAAAGAGGTTGCAGATTTAAAGTATGTAATTTCAATAACCCATACGAAGTTTCGTAACACTCTTGAAGCTATTGAGTATGCAAATAAGGCATTAGATATTTTTATGAAGGACTATAATTTTACTAGATGTGCACAATGTCATAACCTTTTAGGTATCTCTTACCGAAGAATACGACTGTATGATAAATCGATTAAGAACTTTAATTTAGCACTTCATTTAGGAAAACTGGAAAAAAATACACAATTAATTCAATTAACAAATCAAAATTTGGGTTATTTATACTCTGCAAGAGGTAATTCAGAACAAGCTATAGTTCACTATAAAGAAGTATTAAGTGATTCAGAAGTTTATATCGTAACAAAACTAGCTGCCATATCTTCCTTAATTAAAGAACTATATAATACTAAAAACTATAAAGAGACAAAAGAAAGAGTAGAAAGTGCTTTAGTTCTTCTGGAAAGTTTTGAATCTATTGATTCTGATGAACAATTCTATGTTTATGTGATTTATACGTATAAGTATTTACTTGAAAATAATTTGGATAAATTTGTTAGCCACTTAACCACAAAGTTTATTCCATATCTTCAAAAGAAACAAGATTATGCAGAATTAAGTACCTATTTAAAATTATTAGCTAATCACTATGAAAGTGTTAATAAGTACAAATTAGCTGCTAATTATTATAAAGAGGCTACCTTTGCCTATGAGCAAATTTCAAATATATAA
- the gatC gene encoding Asp-tRNA(Asn)/Glu-tRNA(Gln) amidotransferase subunit GatC gives MAEISKDQVKHVAHLARLELDDEAVEKMSDELSAIIDFAEQLNELDTDSVEPTTHVLNLKNVMRKDEPKKWISQEDALRNAPDHKDGQIRVPSILE, from the coding sequence ATGGCAGAGATTTCAAAAGATCAAGTGAAGCATGTTGCTCACTTAGCTCGTCTAGAGTTAGACGATGAAGCTGTTGAAAAGATGTCGGACGAGTTGAGTGCGATTATTGATTTTGCTGAACAATTAAATGAACTAGATACGGATTCTGTAGAACCGACTACACACGTACTTAATCTTAAGAATGTAATGCGAAAAGACGAACCGAAGAAATGGATTAGCCAGGAAGATGCATTGCGTAATGCTCCTGATCATAAAGATGGTCAAATTCGTGTTCCATCGATATTAGAGTAG
- the gatA gene encoding Asp-tRNA(Asn)/Glu-tRNA(Gln) amidotransferase subunit GatA — MSLFDYTIKELEEKLHNKEITVEDLVKESYQRIHEVDQEVHAFLTLDEEKALEKARELDQLEDKTGILFGMPGGIKDNIVTKGLRTTCASQFLDNFNDPLYDATVVQKLQKENMVAVGKLNMDEFAMGSSNENSGYEPTRNPWNIEHVPGGSSGGSAAAVAAGEVLFTLGSDTGGSIRQPAAFCGVVGMKPTYGRVSRFGLVAFASSLDQIGPVTRTVEDNARVLEVIAGHDQMDTTSANVEVPSYTEALKQDVKGLKIAVPKEYLAEGVSKEVKDAIIEALNVYESMGATWEEVSLPHSKYALATYYLLSSSEASANLARFDGVRYGVRSENADNMIDMFKKSRSEGFGEEVKRRIMLGTFALSSGYYDAYYKKAQKVRTLIKNDFDKILEEYDVIVGPTTPTPAFKVGEKTSDPLTMYANDILTIPVNLAGVPGISIPCGFSSEGLPIGLQIIGNYFDESTVYRTAYAYEQATEHHKKRPQLGGAK; from the coding sequence ATGAGTTTATTTGATTACACAATAAAAGAATTAGAAGAAAAGCTACATAACAAGGAAATTACCGTTGAAGATCTTGTGAAAGAATCATATCAACGTATTCATGAAGTAGATCAAGAGGTCCATGCTTTTCTTACATTAGATGAAGAAAAAGCGTTAGAAAAAGCGAGAGAACTTGATCAACTCGAAGATAAAACAGGTATCTTATTTGGTATGCCTGGTGGTATTAAAGATAATATTGTAACGAAAGGGCTTCGTACAACTTGTGCAAGTCAGTTCTTAGATAATTTCAATGATCCTTTGTATGATGCGACAGTCGTTCAAAAACTACAAAAAGAAAACATGGTCGCTGTTGGTAAGTTAAATATGGATGAATTTGCAATGGGTTCCTCTAATGAGAACTCTGGTTATGAACCAACACGTAACCCATGGAATATAGAGCACGTACCTGGTGGGTCTAGTGGTGGCTCTGCTGCTGCAGTAGCTGCAGGAGAAGTGCTATTTACATTAGGGTCTGATACTGGTGGTTCGATTCGCCAACCAGCAGCATTCTGTGGAGTAGTTGGAATGAAACCAACGTACGGTAGAGTTTCTCGTTTTGGATTGGTTGCCTTTGCTTCTTCTCTTGATCAAATTGGACCAGTTACTCGTACAGTAGAAGATAATGCACGAGTGCTTGAAGTTATTGCCGGACATGATCAAATGGATACAACAAGTGCGAATGTAGAAGTTCCTTCTTATACAGAAGCATTAAAACAAGATGTAAAAGGGCTTAAGATTGCAGTACCAAAAGAATATCTTGCAGAAGGTGTATCTAAAGAAGTAAAAGACGCAATTATAGAAGCGTTAAACGTATATGAATCCATGGGTGCTACATGGGAAGAAGTTTCTTTACCGCACTCTAAATATGCACTTGCAACTTACTATTTACTTTCATCTTCAGAGGCCTCTGCTAACTTAGCACGTTTTGATGGGGTACGCTATGGTGTGCGTTCAGAGAATGCAGATAACATGATTGATATGTTCAAAAAATCCCGTAGTGAAGGCTTTGGAGAAGAAGTGAAGCGTCGTATCATGTTAGGAACCTTTGCGCTAAGCTCTGGTTACTATGATGCTTACTATAAGAAAGCACAAAAAGTACGTACATTAATAAAAAATGATTTTGATAAAATTTTAGAGGAATATGATGTTATCGTTGGACCAACAACACCAACTCCAGCATTTAAAGTCGGAGAAAAAACAAGTGATCCATTAACGATGTATGCGAACGATATTTTAACCATTCCAGTTAACTTGGCTGGTGTACCAGGAATTTCTATTCCATGTGGGTTTTCTTCAGAAGGATTACCTATTGGGTTACAAATTATCGGTAACTATTTCGATGAAAGTACAGTATACCGCACTGCATACGCATATGAACAAGCAACGGAACATCACAAGAAAAGACCTCAACTTGGAGGTGCAAAATAA
- the gatB gene encoding Asp-tRNA(Asn)/Glu-tRNA(Gln) amidotransferase subunit GatB — MNFETIIGLEVHVELKTNSKIFSPSTNEFGSNPNTNVNPIDLGYPGTLPVLNEEAVNFAMKAAMALNCEIATDTKFDRKNYFYPDNPKAYQISQFDQPIGENGWIEIEVNGEKKKIGITRLHLEEDAGKLTHGEDGYSYVDFNRQGTPLIEIVSEPDMRSPEEAYAYLEKLKNIIQYTGVSDVKMQEGSLRCDANISLRPIGQEEFGTKAELKNLNSFSYVQKGLEFEEKRQEKELLSGGEILQETRRYDEKTKETILMRVKEGSDDYRYFPEPDLVPLYIDEEWKERVRSEIPELPDARLERYINELGLSAYDANVLTASKQMSDFFEEATAQGADMKQVSNWLMGEVSAYMNKHYKELDELAITPEALAKMINLIEDGTISSKIAKKVFAELVENGGDPQKIVEEKGLVQISDPEQLKQIVNDILDENEQSIIDFKNGKNKAKGFLVGQIMKATKGQANPPLVNKILAEELNNR, encoded by the coding sequence ATGAATTTCGAAACAATTATAGGTCTAGAAGTACACGTAGAATTAAAAACAAACTCAAAGATTTTTAGTCCAAGTACAAATGAATTTGGTTCTAATCCGAATACGAATGTGAACCCAATTGACTTAGGCTATCCAGGTACATTACCTGTACTAAATGAAGAGGCAGTTAACTTTGCAATGAAGGCTGCAATGGCTTTAAATTGTGAAATAGCAACAGATACAAAATTTGATCGTAAAAACTATTTCTATCCGGATAATCCGAAAGCTTATCAAATTTCTCAATTCGATCAACCAATTGGCGAAAACGGTTGGATTGAAATTGAAGTAAATGGTGAGAAAAAGAAAATTGGCATCACACGCCTACATTTAGAAGAAGATGCTGGTAAATTAACGCACGGTGAAGACGGATATTCCTATGTAGACTTTAACCGTCAAGGTACGCCGTTAATTGAAATTGTATCGGAACCAGATATGCGTTCTCCAGAAGAAGCATATGCATATTTAGAAAAACTAAAAAATATCATTCAATATACTGGTGTTTCCGATGTAAAGATGCAAGAAGGTTCTTTACGTTGTGATGCGAATATTTCTTTACGTCCAATTGGACAAGAAGAATTTGGTACGAAAGCGGAATTGAAGAACTTAAATTCTTTCTCTTATGTTCAAAAAGGATTAGAGTTTGAAGAAAAACGTCAGGAAAAAGAATTGTTATCAGGTGGAGAGATTCTACAAGAAACTCGCCGTTATGATGAGAAAACAAAAGAAACAATTCTTATGCGTGTAAAAGAAGGTTCGGATGATTATCGTTATTTCCCAGAGCCAGATTTAGTCCCATTATATATTGATGAGGAATGGAAAGAACGTGTAAGAAGCGAGATTCCTGAATTACCTGATGCTCGTTTAGAACGTTATATTAATGAGCTTGGGCTTTCTGCATATGATGCCAATGTATTAACAGCTTCCAAGCAAATGTCTGATTTCTTTGAAGAAGCAACTGCACAAGGCGCTGATATGAAGCAAGTTTCTAACTGGTTGATGGGTGAAGTATCTGCTTATATGAATAAACACTATAAAGAATTAGATGAATTGGCAATCACACCTGAAGCACTTGCAAAAATGATTAACTTAATTGAAGATGGAACCATTTCTTCTAAAATTGCTAAAAAAGTATTCGCAGAGCTTGTAGAAAATGGTGGCGATCCTCAGAAAATTGTGGAAGAAAAAGGGCTCGTACAAATTTCTGATCCAGAACAACTAAAACAGATTGTGAACGATATATTGGATGAAAATGAACAGTCCATCATTGATTTTAAAAATGGAAAGAACAAAGCAAAAGGCTTCTTAGTGGGACAAATTATGAAAGCAACAAAAGGACAAGCAAATCCACCATTAGTAAATAAAATTCTTGCAGAAGAACTTAATAATCGCTAA
- a CDS encoding diacylglycerol kinase, producing the protein MKKARIIYNPTSGREAIKRALPNILEKLEVAGFETSTHATTCEGDATEAAKIAVERRYDLIIAAGGDGTINEVINGLAEQEHRPQLGIIPAGTTNDFARALHIPRDIDKAVDIIIEGNTMELDIGRVNDDHYFINIAGGGKLTELTYEVPSKLKTLLGQLAYYIKGIEMLPFLKATRVKIEYDDQVLEDDIMLFLISNTNSVGGFEKLAPDAKLNDGYFDLLILKKTNLAEFIQIATLALRGDHFRSKNIIYTQAKHIKVSNEEKMQLNIDGEYGGLLPGEFLNLRQHIEFYVPKDFIEAQEDLD; encoded by the coding sequence ATGAAAAAGGCCCGAATCATCTATAATCCAACTTCGGGACGCGAAGCAATAAAAAGAGCTTTACCGAATATACTTGAAAAATTAGAAGTTGCTGGTTTTGAGACATCTACACATGCGACAACATGTGAAGGAGATGCTACGGAAGCTGCAAAAATAGCTGTGGAACGCAGATATGATTTAATTATTGCAGCTGGTGGAGATGGAACGATTAATGAAGTAATAAATGGACTAGCAGAACAAGAACATCGTCCACAATTAGGAATTATCCCGGCCGGTACTACGAATGACTTTGCACGAGCTCTACATATTCCTCGAGATATTGACAAAGCAGTTGATATTATTATCGAAGGAAATACAATGGAGCTTGATATTGGTAGAGTCAATGATGATCATTATTTTATTAATATTGCTGGTGGAGGAAAATTAACGGAACTCACATATGAGGTTCCTAGTAAATTAAAAACGCTCCTTGGTCAGCTAGCTTACTATATAAAAGGTATTGAAATGCTCCCATTCTTGAAAGCAACAAGAGTGAAGATAGAATATGATGACCAGGTCCTAGAAGATGATATTATGCTGTTTCTTATTTCCAATACAAATTCTGTAGGGGGATTTGAGAAGCTTGCCCCAGATGCAAAATTAAATGATGGGTATTTCGATCTTCTAATCCTAAAGAAAACAAATCTTGCAGAATTTATACAGATCGCAACTTTAGCTTTACGCGGGGATCATTTTAGAAGTAAAAATATTATCTATACACAAGCAAAGCATATAAAAGTATCAAATGAAGAAAAAATGCAATTAAATATCGATGGAGAGTATGGCGGATTACTCCCCGGAGAATTTTTAAATCTGCGGCAGCATATTGAATTTTATGTGCCGAAGGACTTTATAGAAGCACAGGAAGACTTGGATTAA
- the rlmD gene encoding 23S rRNA (uracil(1939)-C(5))-methyltransferase RlmD, producing the protein MAKTKPPVNKNEIYTLTFEDLTHEGNGVAKIEGYPLFVPDVLPDEEAKVKVVKINKNFGFGKLLELTKTSSHRVEPTCHVHCGGCQLQHMSYDLQLQMKQDQVHNVMKKVAHLDHVLVHPILGMEEPSHYRNKVQIPVGEKNGEVIVGFYQKRSHRILKNQDTCHIQDEAINEVLPFTRQLMNKYGIQAYDEKSHRGQLRHIMVRVGHHTKDIMIVFVTKTSKFPEKDRIIKELTEQFPQVKSIVQNVNDQRTNVVLGKKTKVLWGENYIYDKIGDLTFAISPKSFFQVNPIQTKVLYDKALEYANIDKDDVVIDAYCGIGSISLFLAQKAKKVYGIEVVPEAIEDAKMNAEINGMNNVEFSVGQAEKVMPKWKEQGLDPDVIVVDPPRKGCDVDFLEAMIAMKPKRIVYVSCNPSTLARDLRILEDGGFETKQVQPVDMFPSTNHVECVAELTLKLSN; encoded by the coding sequence ATGGCAAAAACGAAGCCTCCAGTAAATAAAAATGAAATATATACACTTACCTTCGAGGATTTAACACATGAAGGGAACGGTGTAGCAAAAATAGAAGGATATCCGTTGTTTGTACCGGATGTTTTACCAGATGAAGAAGCGAAAGTAAAAGTAGTAAAGATCAACAAGAACTTTGGATTTGGGAAATTACTTGAACTAACGAAAACAAGTTCCCATCGTGTAGAACCTACATGCCATGTACATTGCGGTGGATGCCAATTACAACATATGAGTTACGATCTACAGCTTCAAATGAAGCAAGATCAGGTGCATAATGTGATGAAGAAAGTAGCTCATCTTGATCATGTGCTGGTACATCCGATATTAGGGATGGAAGAACCTTCGCATTACCGAAACAAAGTACAAATTCCTGTAGGAGAGAAAAATGGAGAAGTGATTGTTGGCTTTTATCAGAAACGAAGCCATCGAATTCTAAAGAATCAAGATACTTGTCATATTCAAGATGAAGCAATTAATGAGGTATTACCTTTCACTCGACAATTGATGAATAAATATGGCATCCAAGCTTATGATGAAAAATCTCATCGAGGTCAACTTCGTCATATTATGGTTCGTGTCGGTCACCATACAAAAGATATTATGATTGTATTTGTGACGAAAACTTCCAAGTTCCCGGAAAAGGATCGAATTATTAAGGAATTAACAGAACAATTTCCTCAAGTGAAATCGATTGTTCAAAATGTGAATGATCAACGAACGAATGTGGTACTTGGTAAAAAGACAAAGGTTCTTTGGGGAGAGAATTATATATATGATAAAATTGGGGATCTTACATTTGCGATTTCCCCTAAATCGTTTTTCCAAGTAAATCCTATTCAAACAAAGGTCTTATATGATAAAGCATTAGAATATGCCAATATTGATAAGGACGATGTAGTAATTGACGCGTATTGCGGTATCGGTAGCATTTCCTTATTCTTAGCTCAAAAAGCAAAGAAAGTATATGGCATTGAAGTCGTTCCAGAAGCTATAGAAGATGCGAAAATGAATGCAGAGATAAATGGGATGAACAATGTGGAATTTTCTGTTGGACAAGCAGAAAAAGTGATGCCGAAGTGGAAAGAACAAGGATTAGATCCGGATGTCATTGTCGTCGATCCGCCTCGAAAAGGATGCGATGTCGATTTCTTAGAAGCAATGATTGCAATGAAACCAAAACGTATTGTCTATGTTTCTTGTAACCCTTCCACATTAGCTCGTGATCTTCGTATATTAGAAGATGGTGGTTTTGAAACAAAACAAGTACAACCTGTTGATATGTTCCCTAGCACAAATCATGTTGAGTGCGTAGCGGAATTGACTCTAAAGTTGTCTAACTAA
- a CDS encoding formate/nitrite transporter family protein codes for MTDNNNKESSNQTNETKEIPERQFLFPVQVMQSFSNKGKEHLDTNTPSQLVLALKAGSFMTFGAVFSVLLAIGVDAKGLTYILQGIGFTAGYLMVFMSQSVLFTEVNVLLPTSYLQKSYWRKHKFIKFWAVAYVGNLIGALFVALLIIISNSLTPEFSKELETLISHKMKFTEYGWVGWFQVMLSGILANWLIGMATFLTTSARDVAGKILGTALPVILFVAGNFQHSAANMGYFSLGILTTDNYAWHDYILLNLIPASIGNIIGGAIFISLLFLYAFRKEMRG; via the coding sequence ATGACTGATAATAATAACAAAGAATCTTCAAACCAGACAAATGAAACGAAAGAGATCCCAGAAAGGCAATTTTTATTTCCAGTCCAGGTAATGCAGTCGTTTAGTAATAAAGGAAAAGAACACCTTGATACAAATACTCCTTCGCAGTTAGTCCTTGCTTTAAAAGCAGGTTCATTTATGACCTTTGGTGCTGTATTTTCTGTATTGTTAGCCATTGGTGTGGATGCAAAAGGACTAACATATATTTTACAGGGGATTGGCTTCACTGCAGGTTATCTAATGGTATTTATGTCACAATCAGTATTGTTTACGGAAGTTAATGTTCTTTTGCCAACATCTTATTTACAAAAGTCTTACTGGAGAAAGCATAAGTTTATCAAATTTTGGGCTGTCGCATATGTTGGCAATCTTATAGGTGCGTTATTTGTGGCATTATTAATAATTATTTCAAACTCTTTAACACCTGAATTTTCAAAAGAGCTTGAAACACTAATCTCACATAAAATGAAATTTACTGAATATGGATGGGTAGGCTGGTTCCAAGTAATGCTGTCAGGAATTTTAGCCAATTGGCTTATCGGTATGGCTACATTTCTAACAACATCTGCTAGGGACGTAGCAGGTAAGATATTAGGAACAGCCCTTCCCGTTATTTTGTTTGTGGCAGGTAATTTTCAACATAGTGCGGCAAATATGGGGTATTTTAGTTTAGGGATTTTAACAACTGATAACTATGCGTGGCATGATTATATATTGTTAAATTTAATCCCAGCCAGTATCGGAAATATTATTGGTGGAGCTATATTCATCTCCTTGTTGTTCTTATATGCTTTTCGGAAAGAGATGCGAGGTTAA